The Schistocerca nitens isolate TAMUIC-IGC-003100 chromosome 12, iqSchNite1.1, whole genome shotgun sequence genome has a window encoding:
- the LOC126215052 gene encoding protein D3-like — translation MRGVLFGAFSLFLCVSCSADKLDYVPDVVPQEPSSVLNVHYGKHAVENGNQLTPTDVKDQPSVTWDAEKDTYYTLAMTDPDAPSRKDPKFREFLHWLVVNIPGNDIAKGETLAEYVGSGPPRGTGLHRYVFLVFKQPGKLDIDEEPTSRTSRIGRPRFSIHKFVQKYNMEEPAVGGNYYQAQYDDYVPVIQRQLSG, via the coding sequence ATGAGGGGCGTCCTATTTGGTGCATTTTCACTATTTCTATGCGTCTCCTGTTCTGCTGACAAATTGGATTATGTGCCGGATGTTGTTCCTCAAGAACCATCATCGGTTTTAAATGTTCACTACGGAAAACATGCTGTAGAAAACGGCAATCAGTTGACGCCTACTGATGTAAAAGACCAGCCGTCAGTGACGTGGGACGCGGAGAAAGATACCTATTATACTCTTGCGATGACGGATCCAGATGCGCCGAGCAGAAAAGATCCAAAGTTTCGGGAATTTCTTCACTGGCTCGTGGTAAATATTCCAGGAAACGACATTGCCAAGGGGGAGACACTGGCAGAATATGTTGGATCTGGGCCGCCGCGTGGAACTGGTCTACATCGCTATGTATTTCTCGTGTTCAAACAGCCAGGAAAGCTCGATATCGACGAAGAACCTACAAGCAGAACCTCTCGTATCGGCAGACCCCGATTTTCCATTCACAAATTTGTACAAAAATATAACATGGAAGAACCAGCAGTAGGTGGAAATTATTATCAGGCACAATATGATGATTATGTACCTGTTATTCAACGGCAGCTAAGCGGCTAA